The Catenuloplanes niger genome includes a window with the following:
- a CDS encoding BMP family lipoprotein, producing the protein MQILAVLAASGLALSACGEAPEENAAGGGDAPAYSTCMVTDTGGIDDKSFNASAWAGLEAAKAEASNISTKFTASNAIADYEPNLTDFAAQKCNLILAVGGLMTDATKKIAAANPNSQFAIVDAAIPDATNVYPLQFDTAQASYLAGYLAAGYSKSGTVATYGGMNIPPVTIFMDGFVDGVAKYNEVKGKSVKVLGWDKATQKGTFAEDFTSQAKGKAISDTFVGQGADVILPVAGGTGLGTAAAAAESGGKYSVIWVDSDGCEVAAQYCSAFLSTVVKSVSGGVKDAALKGSKGEKLDAAVGYKGTLENGGVSLGAYHEFDSKVPAELKAEIDQLKNDIIAGTIKVESEAAPK; encoded by the coding sequence ATTCAGATTCTTGCGGTGCTGGCGGCCTCCGGGCTCGCCCTCTCCGCGTGTGGCGAGGCTCCGGAGGAGAACGCCGCCGGCGGTGGCGACGCCCCCGCCTACAGCACCTGCATGGTCACCGACACCGGTGGCATCGACGACAAGTCGTTCAACGCGTCCGCCTGGGCCGGCCTGGAGGCCGCCAAGGCCGAGGCCAGCAACATCAGCACGAAGTTCACCGCGTCCAACGCGATCGCGGACTACGAGCCGAACCTGACCGACTTCGCGGCCCAGAAGTGCAACCTGATCCTCGCGGTCGGCGGCCTGATGACCGACGCCACGAAGAAGATCGCGGCCGCGAACCCGAACTCGCAGTTCGCGATCGTCGACGCGGCGATCCCGGACGCGACGAACGTCTACCCGCTGCAGTTCGACACCGCGCAGGCGTCGTACCTGGCCGGTTACCTGGCCGCGGGCTACTCGAAGTCCGGCACGGTGGCCACCTACGGCGGCATGAACATCCCGCCGGTGACCATCTTCATGGACGGCTTCGTCGACGGCGTCGCGAAGTACAACGAGGTCAAGGGCAAGTCCGTCAAGGTGCTCGGCTGGGACAAGGCCACCCAGAAGGGCACGTTCGCGGAGGACTTCACCAGCCAGGCCAAGGGCAAGGCGATCTCCGACACGTTCGTCGGCCAGGGCGCGGACGTGATCCTGCCGGTCGCCGGCGGCACCGGCCTGGGCACCGCGGCCGCGGCCGCCGAGTCCGGCGGCAAGTACAGCGTGATCTGGGTCGACTCGGACGGCTGCGAGGTCGCGGCGCAGTACTGCTCGGCGTTCCTCAGCACGGTCGTCAAGAGCGTCTCCGGCGGCGTCAAGGACGCGGCGCTGAAGGGCTCGAAGGGCGAGAAGCTCGACGCGGCCGTCGGCTACAAGGGCACGCTGGAGAACGGCGGCGTCTCGCTCGGCGCCTACCACGAGTTCGACAGCAAGGTCCCGGCCGAGCTCAAGGCCGAGATCGACCAGCTCAAGAACGACATCATCGCCGGCACGATCAAGGTTGAGTCGGAAGCCGCGCCGAAGTGA
- a CDS encoding 2'-5' RNA ligase family protein — protein sequence MPHTTKVGVAVDIPEPWGSVLTARRAEAGDPQAAFVPAHVTLLGPTEIDADALPAIEKHLAAVASAHPSFELHLRGTGTFRPLTQVVFVAVATGIGECERLASAIAAAEDIDRQLKFPYHPHVTIAQDVTPEALDAAYEDLADFEARFEVDAFTLFLHNGEGAWQPRRDFPLR from the coding sequence GTGCCGCACACCACGAAGGTCGGCGTCGCGGTCGACATCCCCGAGCCGTGGGGCAGCGTGCTCACCGCGCGCCGCGCCGAGGCCGGTGACCCGCAGGCCGCGTTCGTGCCCGCGCACGTCACGCTGCTCGGCCCGACCGAGATCGACGCGGACGCGCTGCCCGCCATCGAGAAGCACCTGGCGGCGGTCGCGTCCGCGCACCCGTCGTTCGAGCTGCACCTGCGCGGCACCGGCACGTTCCGGCCGCTCACCCAGGTGGTGTTCGTGGCGGTCGCCACCGGCATCGGCGAGTGCGAGCGGCTGGCCTCGGCGATCGCGGCGGCCGAGGACATCGACCGGCAGCTCAAGTTCCCGTACCACCCGCACGTCACGATCGCCCAGGACGTGACGCCCGAGGCGCTGGACGCGGCGTACGAGGACCTGGCGGACTTCGAGGCGCGCTTCGAGGTTGACGCGTTCACGCTGTTCCTGCACAACGGCGAAGGCGCCTGGCAGCCCCGACGCGACTTTCCGCTGCGCTAG
- a CDS encoding LacI family DNA-binding transcriptional regulator, with protein MGYCSRMRARLSDIAQQAQVSEATVSRVLNDRPGVAGDTRQAVLTALDVLGYERPARLRKRSAGLVGLIVPELNNPIFPAFAQEIESSLSQTGYTPVLCTQTPGGVTEDEYVEMLLDRQVSGIVFVSGLHADTTADLERYRRLTTRPLPIVLINGYTPDVDAPFISCDDRDAAELAVAHLVALGHRRIGFISGPDRFTPVRRKIEGFRAAMTRLTGTPGPELDPLISLSLLFGVEGGDAATTRLLDAGVTAIISGSDLMALGAVRAGRRRGLSVPGDLSVVGFDDSPLTAFTDPPLTTLRQPVHPMAVAAVRALVDEINGHAAPRSEYVFRPELVVRGSTAAARTTLAVPA; from the coding sequence ATGGGTTACTGTTCTCGAATGCGCGCACGTCTGTCGGACATCGCCCAGCAGGCGCAGGTCAGCGAGGCGACCGTGTCCCGCGTCCTGAACGACCGGCCGGGCGTCGCCGGCGACACGCGCCAGGCCGTGCTCACCGCGCTCGACGTGCTGGGTTACGAGCGTCCGGCCCGCCTGCGCAAGCGCAGCGCCGGCCTGGTCGGCCTGATCGTGCCGGAGCTGAACAATCCGATCTTTCCGGCGTTCGCGCAGGAGATCGAGTCGAGCCTGTCCCAGACCGGTTACACGCCGGTCCTGTGCACGCAGACGCCCGGCGGCGTCACCGAGGACGAGTACGTGGAGATGCTGCTGGACCGCCAGGTCTCCGGCATCGTCTTCGTCTCCGGCCTGCACGCGGACACCACGGCCGACCTGGAGCGATACCGGCGGCTCACCACCCGCCCGCTGCCGATCGTGCTGATCAACGGCTACACGCCGGACGTGGACGCGCCGTTCATCTCCTGCGACGACCGGGACGCCGCCGAACTGGCCGTCGCCCACCTGGTCGCGCTCGGCCACCGGCGGATCGGCTTCATCTCCGGCCCGGACCGGTTCACGCCGGTGCGCCGCAAGATCGAGGGGTTCCGCGCGGCCATGACCCGGCTGACCGGCACGCCCGGCCCGGAGCTGGACCCGCTGATCTCGCTGTCCCTGCTGTTCGGTGTGGAGGGTGGCGACGCGGCCACCACCCGGCTGCTGGACGCGGGCGTCACCGCGATCATCTCCGGCTCGGACCTGATGGCGCTGGGCGCGGTGCGGGCCGGCCGGCGACGCGGGCTCTCGGTGCCCGGCGACCTGTCCGTGGTGGGTTTCGACGACTCACCGCTGACCGCGTTCACCGACCCGCCGCTGACCACGCTGCGCCAGCCCGTGCACCCGATGGCGGTGGCCGCGGTGCGCGCGCTGGTCGACGAGATCAACGGCCACGCGGCGCCGCGCTCGGAGTACGTGTTCCGTCCCGAGCTGGTCGTCCGCGGCTCCACCGCCGCCGCCCGCACCACGCTGGCGGTCCCCGCCTGA
- a CDS encoding ABC transporter permease: MKVEESRRELTAGRIVTAIWSANTVTVTVLAIIAALLIGAVLIILSDPDVLATYGYFTARPTDALTASWELVSEAYANLFKGAIFDPDAASASTALRPISETLTYAAPIVFTGLAVTLAFRGGLFNIGAQGQAIMGCIAAALAGFLIPLPIGVHLVVALVAGAAGGAFWGFLPGILKARFGAHEVITSIMLNYIAALFLGWIIMQAGVHDPNRQDAISKPVESSAQLPALLGGDQRVHLGIVLAALATWGVSWLLNRSTFGFELRAVGANPDAAKTAGISVTATYALLMTVSGTLGGLGGATQVLGTGYALNPLVAANIGFDGLLVALLGRGKPWGVLWAAILFGALRAGGNRMQSYASVSLELVTVLQALIVIFIAAPALVKAIFRLRAARAARLSTSIAKGW; the protein is encoded by the coding sequence ATGAAGGTGGAAGAGTCCCGGCGTGAGCTCACGGCCGGGCGGATCGTCACGGCCATCTGGTCGGCGAACACGGTCACGGTGACGGTGCTGGCGATCATCGCGGCGCTGCTGATCGGCGCCGTGCTGATCATCCTGTCCGACCCGGACGTGCTGGCCACCTACGGCTACTTCACGGCCCGGCCGACGGACGCGCTGACCGCGAGCTGGGAGCTGGTCAGCGAGGCGTACGCGAACCTGTTCAAGGGCGCGATCTTCGACCCGGACGCGGCCTCGGCGAGCACCGCGCTGCGGCCGATCTCGGAGACGCTGACCTACGCGGCGCCGATCGTGTTCACCGGCCTCGCGGTCACGCTGGCGTTCCGCGGCGGCCTGTTCAACATCGGCGCCCAGGGCCAGGCGATCATGGGCTGCATCGCGGCCGCGCTGGCCGGCTTCCTGATCCCGCTGCCGATCGGCGTGCACCTGGTGGTCGCGCTGGTCGCGGGCGCGGCCGGCGGCGCGTTCTGGGGCTTCCTGCCCGGCATCCTGAAGGCCCGGTTCGGCGCGCACGAGGTGATCACCTCGATCATGCTGAACTACATCGCCGCCCTGTTCCTCGGCTGGATCATCATGCAGGCGGGCGTGCACGACCCGAACCGGCAGGACGCGATCAGCAAGCCGGTCGAGTCCTCCGCGCAGCTGCCCGCCCTGCTCGGCGGCGACCAGCGCGTGCACCTCGGCATCGTGCTGGCCGCGCTGGCCACCTGGGGCGTGTCCTGGTTGCTGAACCGGTCGACGTTCGGCTTCGAGCTGCGCGCCGTCGGTGCGAACCCGGACGCGGCGAAAACGGCCGGCATCAGCGTCACCGCGACGTACGCGCTGCTGATGACCGTCTCCGGCACGCTGGGCGGCCTCGGCGGTGCCACCCAGGTGCTCGGCACCGGTTACGCCCTGAACCCGCTGGTGGCCGCGAACATCGGCTTCGACGGCCTGCTGGTCGCGCTGCTCGGCCGCGGCAAGCCGTGGGGCGTGCTGTGGGCCGCGATCCTGTTCGGCGCGCTGCGCGCCGGCGGCAACCGCATGCAGTCGTACGCCAGTGTCTCGCTGGAACTGGTGACCGTGCTGCAGGCGCTCATCGTCATCTTCATCGCGGCACCCGCCCTGGTGAAGGCCATCTTCCGGCTGCGGGCCGCGCGCGCGGCCCGGCTGTCGACCAGCATCGCGAAGGGTTGGTGA
- a CDS encoding LysR family transcriptional regulator, with product MDLDPRRLRVLAAIARRGSLAGAAAALHVTPSAVSQQLAQLEHSVGRPLVDRTGRRAVLTAAGRLLAARAETIERELTEAQRELEGLGGQAAGRVRVAAFSTVIRHLLVPALTLLAAEHPAVACTIVEIEGAPALRELRLGGIDLMLFERDESLGLDTRRQVTVVPLRADPYRIVVPARWPAPDSYADLADRPWVGSPASSAAGQALERIAREHGFVPRRAHSCLDFPAMLSLVAAGQGAAVVPDLALRGVDTAAIRVTALPGAGARRLDALVSSGRAGRPAVETLLAALHRVP from the coding sequence GTGGACCTCGATCCACGTCGATTGCGGGTGCTGGCGGCGATCGCCCGGCGCGGCAGCCTGGCCGGCGCCGCCGCGGCGCTGCACGTCACGCCGTCCGCGGTGTCCCAGCAGCTGGCCCAGCTGGAGCACAGCGTCGGCCGGCCGCTCGTCGACCGCACCGGCCGCCGGGCCGTGCTGACCGCGGCCGGCCGCCTGCTCGCCGCGCGGGCCGAGACGATCGAACGTGAGCTGACCGAGGCGCAGCGCGAGCTGGAAGGGCTGGGTGGGCAGGCCGCCGGGCGGGTCCGGGTGGCCGCGTTCTCCACGGTCATCCGGCACCTGCTGGTGCCGGCGCTCACGCTGCTGGCCGCCGAGCATCCGGCCGTGGCCTGCACGATCGTCGAGATCGAGGGCGCGCCCGCGCTGCGTGAACTGCGGCTCGGCGGGATCGACCTGATGCTCTTCGAACGGGACGAGAGCCTCGGGCTGGACACCCGGCGGCAGGTGACGGTGGTGCCGCTGCGCGCGGACCCGTACCGGATCGTCGTGCCGGCGCGGTGGCCGGCGCCGGACTCGTACGCGGACCTCGCGGACCGGCCGTGGGTCGGCTCGCCGGCGTCGTCCGCGGCCGGGCAGGCACTGGAGCGGATCGCCCGCGAACACGGCTTCGTGCCCCGGCGCGCGCACTCCTGCCTGGACTTCCCGGCCATGCTGTCGCTGGTCGCGGCCGGGCAGGGCGCCGCGGTCGTGCCGGACCTGGCGCTGCGCGGCGTGGACACCGCCGCGATCCGGGTCACCGCGCTACCCGGCGCCGGCGCCCGCCGCCTGGACGCCCTGGTCAGCTCCGGCCGGGCCGGCCGCCCCGCCGTCGAGACGCTCCTGGCCGCCCTGCACCGGGTCCCCTGA
- a CDS encoding DUF305 domain-containing protein, translating into MRLTDRRVLIGAGAIVALAIAVTGIAFASTSGDDGPGAAAPPAAEATPAPRRSAILPGRPGESAQVILPTPAPPGSEAPGATDPWNQADADFLRKMIPHHQQALEISALAPGRAANPQLVALAERISDTQTLEIGSFRGWLRQHNLGEDLPGHDHDTMPGMQSAERMAELAALEGDEFDRRFVEMMTDHHAGAIAMANEALRGGTNTWIQQTATSVAHEQGVEIDRMSAIVIG; encoded by the coding sequence ATGCGACTGACGGACCGGCGGGTCCTCATCGGCGCCGGCGCGATCGTGGCGCTGGCGATCGCCGTCACCGGCATCGCGTTCGCGTCCACCTCCGGCGACGACGGTCCGGGCGCCGCCGCCCCGCCCGCGGCCGAGGCCACCCCGGCGCCGCGCCGCTCCGCGATCCTGCCCGGCCGCCCCGGCGAGTCCGCGCAGGTCATCCTGCCCACCCCGGCACCGCCCGGCTCCGAGGCGCCCGGCGCCACCGACCCGTGGAACCAGGCCGACGCCGACTTCCTGCGCAAGATGATCCCGCACCACCAGCAGGCGCTGGAGATCTCCGCGCTGGCCCCCGGCCGGGCCGCCAACCCGCAGCTCGTCGCGCTGGCCGAGCGCATCTCGGACACCCAGACGCTGGAGATCGGCTCGTTCCGCGGCTGGCTGCGTCAGCACAACCTCGGCGAGGACCTGCCCGGCCACGACCACGACACCATGCCCGGCATGCAGAGCGCCGAGCGCATGGCGGAGCTGGCCGCCCTCGAGGGTGACGAGTTCGACCGCCGCTTCGTGGAGATGATGACCGACCACCACGCCGGCGCGATCGCGATGGCGAACGAGGCACTGCGCGGCGGCACGAACACCTGGATCCAGCAGACCGCCACCTCCGTCGCCCACGAACAGGGCGTCGAGATCGACCGGATGAGCGCCATCGTCATCGGCTGA
- a CDS encoding ABC transporter ATP-binding protein, whose product MDLTVEPGEIHALLGENGAGKSTLMNVLYGLLQPDEGEIVVDGEPVQIKGPRDAIAAGIGMVHQHFMLVPVFDVAENVMLGAEHVRGGRLGWLDRRRARKEIKEVSERYGLRVDPDALVEDLPVGVQQRVEIIKALTRNVDLLILDEPTAVLTPQETEELLAVMRTLKASGKSIVFITHKLQEVKAIADRITVIRRGRTVGTASPESTKDELAALMVGRDVVLEVQKAPATPGEPVLEVSGLTVRDDRGTVQVAGVDLTVRAGEVLGIAGVQGNGQTELIEALMGLREIEAGTVTLAGAPMAGRSTRQVLRAGVGYVPEDRSVDGVVKEFSVAENLVLDVYDQAPYARGMVLNPERIAANAAERIEKFDVRTPSADAPVGTLSGGNQQKVIVAREMSRPLKLFIACQPTRGVDVGSIEFIHAQIVHERDVGTGVLLVSSELDEVIGLADRIAVMYRGRILAIVGPDTPVEKIGLLMAGVTEDAA is encoded by the coding sequence ATCGACCTGACGGTGGAGCCGGGAGAGATTCACGCCCTGCTGGGCGAGAACGGCGCGGGCAAGTCGACCCTGATGAACGTGCTCTACGGGCTGTTGCAGCCGGACGAGGGCGAGATCGTGGTCGACGGCGAGCCCGTGCAGATCAAGGGACCGCGCGACGCGATCGCGGCCGGCATCGGCATGGTGCACCAGCACTTCATGCTGGTCCCGGTCTTCGACGTGGCGGAGAACGTGATGCTCGGCGCCGAGCACGTCCGCGGCGGCCGGCTCGGCTGGCTGGACCGCCGCCGGGCGCGCAAGGAGATCAAGGAGGTCTCCGAGCGGTACGGCCTGCGCGTCGACCCGGACGCGCTGGTCGAGGACCTGCCGGTCGGCGTCCAGCAGCGCGTCGAGATCATCAAGGCGCTCACCCGCAACGTGGACCTGCTGATCCTGGACGAGCCGACCGCCGTGCTCACGCCGCAGGAGACCGAGGAGCTCCTCGCGGTGATGCGCACGCTCAAGGCGTCCGGCAAGTCGATCGTCTTCATCACCCACAAGCTCCAGGAGGTGAAGGCGATCGCCGACCGGATCACCGTGATCCGGCGCGGCCGGACCGTGGGCACCGCGTCCCCGGAGTCGACCAAGGACGAGCTGGCCGCGCTGATGGTCGGCCGTGACGTGGTGCTCGAGGTGCAGAAGGCGCCGGCCACGCCGGGTGAGCCGGTGCTGGAGGTGTCCGGGCTGACCGTCCGGGACGACCGCGGCACCGTGCAGGTCGCCGGCGTGGACCTGACCGTGCGGGCCGGCGAGGTGCTGGGCATCGCGGGCGTGCAGGGCAACGGGCAGACCGAGCTGATCGAGGCCCTGATGGGCCTGCGCGAGATCGAGGCCGGCACGGTCACGCTGGCCGGCGCGCCGATGGCCGGTCGCTCCACCCGGCAGGTGCTGCGGGCCGGCGTCGGCTACGTGCCGGAGGACCGCAGCGTCGACGGCGTGGTCAAGGAGTTCTCCGTCGCGGAGAACCTGGTGCTGGACGTCTACGACCAGGCGCCGTACGCCCGGGGCATGGTGCTCAACCCGGAGCGGATCGCGGCGAACGCGGCCGAGCGGATCGAGAAGTTCGACGTGCGCACGCCGTCCGCGGACGCGCCGGTCGGCACGCTGTCCGGCGGCAACCAGCAGAAGGTGATCGTGGCGCGGGAGATGTCCCGCCCGCTGAAGCTGTTCATCGCCTGCCAGCCCACCCGCGGCGTGGACGTCGGCTCGATCGAGTTCATCCACGCGCAGATCGTGCACGAGCGGGACGTCGGCACCGGCGTGCTGCTGGTCTCCAGCGAGCTGGACGAGGTGATCGGGCTCGCGGACCGGATCGCGGTGATGTACCGGGGCCGGATCCTCGCGATCGTCGGCCCGGACACCCCGGTGGAGAAGATCGGCCTGCTGATGGCCGGCGTTACTGAGGACGCGGCATGA
- a CDS encoding CBU_0592 family membrane protein: MDISLIAILGWAGAGVLLLAYALVSTKRLAGDGWRFQALNLAGGLALAVNSAFFGAWPSAALNVVWVAIGTVTIARIAAAARRPPTGLARPSR; this comes from the coding sequence ATGGACATCTCGTTGATCGCGATCCTCGGCTGGGCCGGTGCCGGTGTGCTGCTGCTGGCGTACGCGCTGGTCTCCACGAAACGGCTGGCCGGCGACGGCTGGCGGTTCCAGGCGCTGAACCTGGCCGGCGGCCTGGCGCTCGCCGTCAACTCCGCGTTCTTCGGCGCCTGGCCGTCCGCGGCGCTGAACGTCGTCTGGGTCGCCATCGGCACGGTCACCATCGCCCGGATCGCCGCCGCGGCCCGCCGCCCGCCCACCGGCCTGGCGCGCCCGTCTCGCTGA
- a CDS encoding YihY/virulence factor BrkB family protein has product MDDTVVRARRASRVFDHFWLAQERYGEVLAGRCAAAIAYYSFFALFAIGLLAYSVFGFLLSFNLDLFDAVRHYLSQNMQIIDPNAILDSRGRVGLIGVFGLLFSGIGWVEAIRSSQRLIWRLDQQPGNLIVRRLVDLGVLLGILIMLAASIAAVDALEGLIGWLAGGLNFLTSAFAWLMQLMLNMLLGAALLVAVPRLRMTLRRVAPSVLQVGVGVTLLNTVGRYVIGLAQHNPAYTVVTGAVGLLVYLYLLNQMLLFAAAWAATSPHGKVWDYSGGPVENHDGDRLHLA; this is encoded by the coding sequence GTGGACGACACCGTCGTGCGCGCCCGCCGGGCCAGCCGCGTCTTCGATCACTTCTGGCTGGCCCAGGAACGGTACGGCGAGGTGCTGGCCGGCCGGTGCGCGGCCGCGATCGCGTACTACTCGTTCTTCGCGCTGTTCGCGATCGGCCTGCTGGCGTACTCCGTCTTCGGGTTCCTGCTCAGCTTCAACCTGGACCTGTTCGACGCGGTCCGGCACTATCTGTCGCAGAACATGCAGATCATCGACCCGAACGCGATCCTGGACAGCCGCGGCCGGGTCGGCCTGATCGGAGTGTTCGGGTTGCTCTTCTCCGGCATCGGCTGGGTCGAGGCGATCCGCTCGTCGCAGCGGCTGATCTGGCGGCTCGACCAGCAGCCCGGCAACCTGATCGTCCGGCGCCTGGTCGACCTGGGCGTGCTGCTCGGCATCCTGATCATGCTGGCCGCGTCGATCGCGGCGGTGGACGCGCTGGAGGGCCTGATCGGCTGGCTGGCCGGCGGACTCAACTTCCTCACCTCCGCGTTCGCCTGGCTGATGCAGCTGATGCTCAACATGCTGCTCGGCGCCGCGCTGCTGGTGGCCGTGCCGCGGCTGCGGATGACACTGCGCCGGGTGGCGCCGTCGGTGCTGCAGGTCGGCGTCGGCGTGACGCTGCTCAACACGGTCGGCCGGTACGTGATCGGGCTCGCCCAGCACAACCCGGCGTACACGGTGGTCACCGGCGCGGTCGGCCTGCTGGTCTACCTCTACCTGCTCAACCAGATGCTGCTGTTCGCGGCCGCGTGGGCGGCGACCAGTCCGCACGGCAAGGTCTGGGACTACTCCGGCGGCCCGGTCGAGAATCATGACGGCGACCGGCTCCACTTGGCATGA
- a CDS encoding cytidine deaminase encodes MEIDWAELRAAAVEVMQRAYAPYSRFPVGAAALVDDGRVIVGCNVENAGYGVALCAECGVVSQLHASGGGRIVAISCVDATGQPIMPCGRCRQLLWENGGPSCLVEAYPSPLLMDELMPHGFGPADLAVVTSSPAPSVPVRLSSWIGQGTVFIHPELDGGKQVWTGYWDRSSGAEESERAGILEEGPIWPDTEEGVRWGRARTPRVVVVDAEGAMSWAGEGDPPAAFNEGIPA; translated from the coding sequence ATGGAGATCGACTGGGCCGAACTGCGCGCCGCTGCCGTCGAGGTGATGCAGCGGGCGTACGCGCCCTACTCGCGATTCCCGGTCGGCGCGGCCGCGCTGGTCGACGACGGCCGGGTGATCGTCGGCTGCAACGTGGAGAACGCCGGGTACGGTGTGGCGCTCTGCGCCGAGTGCGGCGTGGTGTCCCAGCTGCACGCGAGCGGCGGCGGCCGGATCGTGGCGATCTCCTGCGTGGACGCCACCGGTCAGCCGATCATGCCGTGCGGCCGGTGCCGTCAGCTGCTGTGGGAGAACGGCGGGCCGAGCTGCCTGGTCGAGGCGTACCCGAGCCCGCTGCTGATGGACGAGCTGATGCCGCACGGCTTCGGCCCGGCGGACCTGGCCGTGGTGACCAGCTCGCCGGCGCCGAGCGTGCCGGTGCGGCTGTCCAGCTGGATCGGCCAGGGCACCGTCTTCATCCACCCGGAGCTGGACGGTGGCAAGCAGGTGTGGACCGGGTACTGGGACCGCTCCAGCGGTGCCGAGGAGTCCGAGCGCGCCGGGATCCTGGAGGAGGGCCCGATCTGGCCGGACACCGAGGAGGGTGTCCGGTGGGGCCGGGCGCGGACGCCACGCGTGGTCGTGGTGGACGCGGAGGGCGCGATGTCGTGGGCGGGCGAGGGCGACCCGCCGGCCGCGTTCAACGAGGGAATTCCGGCATGA
- a CDS encoding ABC transporter permease, whose product MSTTLLTVDDLAPAKYWTRERRSGAVLVVIGLLAAVGFALLAESAPARFTLGEDATGAALSIDGKLGAAVFGALTVAAGVGLLVGVARRWFTVLLVAGVLGFVLSFLCWQVAGNFLPLVGTASSSLGLAVPLILGALCGVLCERTGVVNIGIEGQLLMGAFGAALIGTMTASVWLGVLGAVTGGVLIAALLAVLAIRFLVDQVVIGTVLNLLALGVTGFLYERLMQTDAAAFNTPPRMQNLRIPVLADIPVVGPVLFDTSPLVYIALILVAVIHFGLARTRWGLRTRAVGEHPTAADTVGIRVRGTRYLNVLLGGVVAGLGGAFFTLVSTGAFGKNMTAGAGFIALAALIFGGFRPVGALLAALFFGFANTLAIYLSAIGSPVPSQFLNMLPYIATIVAVAGLVGRVRAPAADGKPYVKS is encoded by the coding sequence ATGTCCACGACCCTTCTCACGGTGGACGACCTGGCGCCCGCTAAGTACTGGACGCGGGAGCGCCGGAGCGGCGCCGTGCTGGTCGTCATCGGCCTGCTCGCCGCGGTCGGCTTCGCGCTGCTGGCCGAGTCCGCGCCGGCCCGGTTCACGCTCGGCGAGGACGCCACCGGCGCCGCGCTCAGCATCGACGGCAAGCTCGGCGCGGCCGTGTTCGGCGCGCTCACCGTGGCCGCGGGCGTCGGCCTGCTGGTCGGCGTGGCCCGGCGGTGGTTCACCGTGCTGCTGGTCGCCGGCGTGCTCGGCTTCGTGCTGTCCTTCCTCTGCTGGCAGGTGGCCGGCAACTTCCTGCCGCTGGTCGGCACCGCGAGCAGCTCGCTCGGCCTGGCCGTGCCGCTGATCCTGGGCGCGCTCTGCGGCGTGCTCTGCGAGCGCACCGGCGTGGTCAACATCGGTATCGAGGGTCAGCTGCTGATGGGCGCGTTCGGCGCGGCGCTGATCGGCACGATGACCGCGAGCGTCTGGCTGGGCGTGCTCGGCGCGGTCACCGGCGGCGTACTGATCGCGGCACTGCTGGCCGTGCTGGCGATCCGGTTCCTGGTCGACCAGGTGGTGATCGGCACGGTGCTCAACCTGCTGGCGCTCGGCGTCACCGGGTTCCTCTACGAGCGGCTGATGCAGACCGACGCGGCCGCGTTCAACACGCCGCCGCGCATGCAGAACCTGCGCATCCCCGTGCTGGCCGACATCCCGGTTGTCGGGCCGGTGCTGTTCGACACCAGCCCGCTGGTCTACATCGCGCTGATCCTGGTCGCGGTCATCCACTTCGGGCTGGCCCGGACCCGGTGGGGTCTGCGGACCCGCGCGGTCGGCGAGCACCCGACCGCGGCCGACACGGTCGGCATCCGGGTGCGCGGCACGCGTTACCTGAACGTGCTGCTCGGCGGCGTGGTGGCGGGCCTCGGTGGCGCGTTCTTCACGCTCGTCTCGACCGGCGCGTTCGGCAAGAACATGACCGCCGGCGCCGGCTTCATCGCGCTCGCGGCGCTGATCTTCGGTGGGTTCCGGCCGGTGGGCGCGCTGCTCGCGGCGCTGTTCTTCGGCTTCGCGAACACGCTGGCGATCTACCTGAGCGCGATCGGCAGTCCGGTGCCGAGCCAGTTCCTGAACATGCTGCCGTACATCGCGACGATCGTGGCGGTGGCCGGACTGGTCGGCCGGGTGCGCGCGCCGGCCGCGGACGGCAAGCCCTACGTCAAGAGCTAG